In Myxococcales bacterium, the following are encoded in one genomic region:
- a CDS encoding tetratricopeptide repeat protein: MTQKIRFLLIACTIIFPLFMTTTAHSQAPETEDAAWAKIQKLLVEPDDNRDDLFNLLDAFREAYPESAHKDEVALWMLKITTDFKDPNTVRFVDILESLAQSAAQTEVRGEALFWKAHILYSSVNIQDGLAGFRQYLERFSDGPRADQARLFLSLEDKIEETRRNFLTAIHATLKTVAEKKMFEIGLRVQLYSNSLDARLALTADRGSSIRATAPWMNFHLYTGAEGLFVHLPDDKTLLRFPTDLHMKPTLVWNADQINLGFISTQQPAEPKPTVDVKPDEVIPVLADRLATLHLSQSGRDFRIYNVGLLPPASQAPSSVFSFDRDNRLANVLFNDRHGAKLLEVSEITFAPQPDKSPVKAPAKQVRELAITDISLANAGSYLFATIEKRKAAIPDYESLMQAKPTVMALLSQLDGILSLVRASVTNEEKLAQVDAQLKAGPADAALLSRRATLLTDLRRLDEAEQAVAQVKTALGETPEAILLEAEFLVAKNEPARARELLATAVAKYPQNGALLGRYAQLLFYENASEAMRLAAQAIDLDPTQTDAYRFLASVYLKVGMTDEALRVLNAGIQKAAAPDELRTLQGLILFNAGRLEEAREAVKSILDAPPSEQTPMAKMIELMVNLKKADAGQP, encoded by the coding sequence ATGACGCAAAAAATCCGCTTTTTATTGATCGCTTGCACGATCATTTTCCCGCTTTTTATGACCACCACCGCGCATTCTCAGGCACCGGAAACCGAGGATGCCGCCTGGGCAAAAATTCAAAAGCTGCTGGTGGAACCGGATGACAACCGCGATGACCTGTTCAATCTGCTGGACGCATTCCGCGAAGCCTATCCCGAAAGCGCGCACAAAGACGAAGTGGCGTTATGGATGTTGAAGATAACCACCGACTTCAAGGATCCGAATACCGTCCGGTTCGTCGACATCCTGGAAAGCCTGGCGCAAAGCGCCGCCCAGACCGAAGTCCGCGGCGAAGCGCTTTTCTGGAAGGCGCACATTCTGTACAGCTCCGTCAACATTCAGGACGGCTTGGCCGGGTTCCGGCAATACCTCGAACGTTTTTCGGACGGTCCCCGCGCCGACCAGGCGCGCTTGTTTCTATCGTTGGAAGACAAGATCGAGGAAACGCGCCGGAATTTTCTGACCGCGATCCACGCGACGCTGAAAACGGTCGCCGAGAAAAAAATGTTCGAGATCGGTTTGCGGGTGCAGCTTTATTCCAACTCGCTGGACGCCCGCCTCGCGTTGACCGCCGATCGCGGCAGTTCCATCCGCGCCACCGCGCCGTGGATGAATTTCCACCTCTACACCGGCGCCGAGGGCTTGTTCGTCCACCTGCCCGACGACAAGACCCTGCTCCGTTTTCCGACCGATCTGCACATGAAGCCGACCCTGGTCTGGAACGCGGATCAGATCAATCTCGGTTTCATTTCCACCCAGCAGCCGGCCGAACCGAAGCCGACGGTCGACGTGAAGCCCGATGAGGTGATTCCGGTGCTGGCCGATCGCCTGGCCACACTGCACCTGTCGCAATCCGGGCGCGATTTCCGCATTTACAACGTCGGCCTGTTGCCGCCGGCGAGTCAGGCGCCGAGTTCCGTTTTTTCCTTCGACCGCGACAATCGGCTGGCCAACGTTTTGTTCAACGACCGCCACGGCGCGAAACTCCTGGAGGTGAGCGAAATCACCTTCGCGCCGCAACCGGATAAATCGCCCGTCAAAGCTCCCGCCAAACAGGTGCGCGAATTGGCGATTACCGACATATCGCTGGCCAATGCCGGCAGCTATCTCTTCGCGACGATCGAAAAACGCAAAGCCGCCATTCCCGATTACGAGTCGCTGATGCAGGCCAAACCGACTGTCATGGCCCTGTTGAGCCAGTTGGACGGCATTCTTTCGCTCGTGCGCGCCAGCGTCACCAACGAGGAAAAGCTGGCGCAGGTCGACGCGCAATTGAAGGCCGGCCCGGCGGACGCCGCCTTGCTGTCGCGTCGCGCGACCCTGCTGACCGATCTGCGCCGGCTGGATGAAGCGGAGCAAGCCGTCGCGCAAGTGAAAACCGCGCTCGGCGAAACGCCCGAAGCGATCTTGCTCGAAGCCGAATTCCTGGTCGCGAAAAACGAACCGGCCCGGGCGCGCGAACTGCTGGCGACGGCCGTCGCGAAGTACCCGCAAAACGGGGCGTTGCTCGGCCGCTACGCCCAGTTGTTGTTCTACGAAAACGCGTCCGAGGCGATGCGTCTGGCCGCCCAGGCGATCGACCTGGATCCGACGCAGACCGACGCCTACCGCTTTCTGGCGAGCGTTTATCTCAAGGTGGGGATGACCGACGAAGCCTTGCGCGTACTCAACGCCGGCATTCAGAAAGCCGCCGCGCCCGATGAACTGCGCACCTTGCAGGGATTGATTCTGTTCAATGCCGGGCGGCTCGAAGAAGCCCGCGAAGCGGTGAAAAGCATTCTGGATGCGCCGCCGTCGGAGCAGACGCCGATGGCGAAGATGATCGAGCTGATGGTCAACCTGAAAAAGGCGGACGCCGGCCAGCCGTGA